Part of the Halodesulfurarchaeum formicicum genome is shown below.
CGTCGGCCGATACCGTTCGGTCCAATCCGCCATTATTTCTTATTGCTGGGTCCCGCGTTTATCGGTTCCGGGTCGATTCCCCACCAGGTGGGTGCCGGCCCTCTCCCGCGGCCTCACGGCTTTTCGGAGACAACTCCCGTGCCATCATTTCGCCCCAGTGCTCGAAGCCGTAGTTTTCGTAGAGTGAGTGGGCCCGCTCGTTCGACTGGTCGACGTCGAGCAGGAATCGATCGAGCGGGAGGGCTTGTGACTGGGCGACCGCGATGGCCGCGGCCATCAACTCGTCGGCGACGTCGGTCCCGCGATGGGCTGGTTCGACGTAAATCTCGTTCAGCACTGCCCCGTCCCAGATGTGTGCCATCGTCTCGGGGAGGACGAAGACATAGCCCACCACGTCCCCCTCGCGCTCGGTCACCTGGACGGCCCGGGATTCCTCCTCCATACACCGATCAACCCAGTCGAGGTAGCTCCGCCGGTACTCGGCATCGAGTTTCGCCTGATACCGCTCGGCTTTCGACCCGTCTCCCGTTCCCGAGCCGAGCCCGAGTTCGAAGCCGCGCTTGAGTTCCCAGAGGGCGTCGGCGTCGTCCGGTCGGTACGCTCTCGCCATAGCCACACTCGACCGGCCACCCAGGTGAGGGTACCGCTTCGCTCGGAGTTCGGCACCTGTCGATACCCTTTTCGGCAACGGCTCGCAACCGGAGTTCATGGACGACCCGCGGACGGGCCTCGCAGAGCGAATCGCGGGCGAGGTGACACTCAGCGACGAACCGGGCGAAAC
Proteins encoded:
- a CDS encoding GNAT family N-acetyltransferase, whose amino-acid sequence is MARAYRPDDADALWELKRGFELGLGSGTGDGSKAERYQAKLDAEYRRSYLDWVDRCMEEESRAVQVTEREGDVVGYVFVLPETMAHIWDGAVLNEIYVEPAHRGTDVADELMAAAIAVAQSQALPLDRFLLDVDQSNERAHSLYENYGFEHWGEMMARELSPKSREAAGEGRHPPGGESTRNR